A genomic stretch from Achromobacter spanius includes:
- the treZ gene encoding malto-oligosyltrehalose trehalohydrolase, which produces MTVLPEPYTHGALPLPDGRTRFRLWAPSAPADLALVIEGRVPIALQADADGYAQVDVNCEPGARYRYRIGQDLLVPDPASRLQDGDVHGASVVVGPDTYPWRHASWMGRPWREAVIYEAHPGLAGGFAGLTERLPELARLGITVLELMPIADFPGPRNWGYDGVLPYAPDTAYGTPDELKRLIDTAHGLGLCVMLDVVYNHFGPDGNYLSQYAAPFFRDDVSTPWGAAIDFRQPAVRRYFEENALYWLTEYRFDGLRLDAVHAITDPDWLVELARFVRGQVPAQRHLHLVLENDDNRASLLTDGYDAQWNDDAHHVLHHLLTGESRGYYADYAEQPAQALARCLAEGWLYQGQPSRYRQGAARGEPSGHLPPTAFVLFLQNHDQTGNRAWGERLTELAENAERLRAAVTLQLLAPQIPLIFMGEESGSRAPFLYFTSHTDPALAQAVREGRQREFAAFPEFAGANGEPVPDPNAETTWQKSSPWSGADNPEAQQWRDLYRALLDLRLRLIAPRMNGARNVFARAVGDHSVHARWRLGDGALLTAYINLGPMPAALPRKQATTPPLFSSLLFESRAGAFDALSQGSLCSESTVWLLEDAA; this is translated from the coding sequence ATGACCGTGTTGCCTGAACCCTATACCCATGGCGCGCTGCCGCTGCCTGACGGCCGCACGCGCTTTCGCCTGTGGGCGCCGTCGGCCCCGGCCGACCTGGCCCTGGTGATAGAGGGGCGCGTTCCCATCGCGCTGCAAGCGGACGCCGACGGCTACGCCCAGGTGGATGTGAACTGCGAGCCCGGCGCGCGCTATCGCTATCGCATCGGACAGGACCTGCTGGTGCCCGACCCCGCCTCGCGCTTGCAGGATGGCGACGTGCATGGCGCCAGCGTCGTCGTCGGGCCGGACACCTACCCCTGGCGGCATGCCTCCTGGATGGGCCGCCCCTGGCGCGAAGCCGTCATCTACGAAGCGCACCCGGGTCTTGCGGGCGGCTTTGCCGGCCTGACCGAACGGCTGCCCGAGCTGGCCAGGCTGGGCATCACCGTGCTGGAACTGATGCCCATCGCGGACTTCCCCGGCCCGCGCAACTGGGGCTACGACGGCGTCCTGCCCTACGCGCCCGACACCGCCTACGGCACGCCCGACGAGCTGAAGCGCCTGATCGACACCGCGCACGGGCTGGGCCTGTGCGTGATGCTGGACGTGGTCTACAACCACTTCGGCCCGGACGGCAACTATCTGTCCCAATACGCCGCGCCCTTCTTTCGCGACGACGTATCCACGCCCTGGGGGGCCGCCATTGATTTCCGGCAGCCCGCCGTGCGCCGCTACTTTGAAGAAAACGCCTTGTACTGGCTGACGGAATACCGCTTTGACGGCTTGCGGCTGGACGCGGTGCACGCCATTACCGACCCCGACTGGCTGGTGGAACTGGCGCGCTTTGTCCGTGGCCAGGTGCCGGCGCAGCGCCACCTGCACCTGGTGCTGGAAAACGACGACAACCGCGCCAGCCTGCTGACCGACGGCTACGACGCGCAATGGAACGACGACGCGCACCACGTGCTGCATCACCTGCTGACCGGGGAATCCCGCGGCTACTACGCCGACTACGCGGAACAACCCGCCCAGGCGCTGGCGCGCTGCCTGGCCGAAGGGTGGCTGTATCAAGGCCAGCCTTCGCGCTACCGGCAAGGCGCCGCGCGTGGCGAACCCAGCGGCCACCTGCCGCCCACGGCCTTCGTGCTGTTCCTGCAAAACCATGACCAGACCGGCAACCGCGCCTGGGGCGAGCGGCTGACCGAGCTTGCCGAAAACGCCGAACGCCTGCGCGCCGCCGTCACGCTACAACTGCTGGCGCCGCAGATTCCGCTGATCTTCATGGGTGAGGAATCCGGCAGCCGCGCGCCCTTCCTGTACTTCACCAGCCATACCGACCCGGCGCTGGCGCAGGCGGTGCGCGAAGGCCGCCAGCGCGAATTCGCCGCGTTCCCGGAGTTTGCAGGCGCCAATGGCGAGCCCGTGCCAGACCCGAACGCCGAAACCACCTGGCAGAAAAGCTCGCCCTGGTCCGGGGCCGACAACCCGGAAGCACAGCAGTGGCGCGACCTGTACCGCGCGCTGCTGGACCTGCGCCTGCGCCTCATCGCGCCACGAATGAATGGCGCGCGCAACGTCTTCGCCCGTGCCGTGGGCGACCACAGCGTGCATGCCCGCTGGCGCCTGGGCGACGGCGCCTTGCTGACGGCGTACATCAACCTGGGGCCGATGCCCGCTGCCTTGCCGCGCAAGCAAGCCACCACCCCGCCGTTGTTCTCGTCCTTGCTGTTCGAGTCGCGCGCGGGCGCGTTCGACGCCTTGAGCCAAGGCAGCCTTTGTTCAGAAAGCACGGTCTGGCTGCTGGAGGACGCCGCATGA
- the glgX gene encoding glycogen debranching protein GlgX → MDPTQFTRLTTGRPYPLGAVSDGLGVNFAVFSANATRIELCIFDARGRKELRRFDLPECTDEVWHGYLPDAQPGLIYGYRAHGPYDPRNGHRFNPHKLLLDPYARQMTGPVSWSDALFGYRLNHARADLSMDRRDSAPAMAKAVVTEDVPFNWGNSKAPDTPWTDTTLYEVHLRGVSMQREDLRPPLRGTCAALADPRFIEHLHRLGVTAVELLPVHAFLQDRFLLERGLRNYWGYNTLSFFSPEPSYLQNGPNDLRQAVRRLHAAGLEVILDVVYNHTCEGSELGPTLSWRGLDNASYYRLMPGEERYYINDTGCGNTVNVSHPRVLQMVMDSLRYWTQSYGIDGFRFDLGVTLGREGTGFDPGSGFFDALLQDPVLARVKLISEPWDIGPDGYQLGNHQPGMAEWNDRYRDTVRRYWRGDEGMRGDMAARLCGSRDIFDRRHRRPWASINFVSSHDGFTIQDVVSYDGSHNEANGENGNDGHSENYSHNWGEEGPTEDATILERRGRVQRALLATLFLSDGTPMMLAGDEFGNSQDGNNNAYCQDGPLSWLDWGQAQSDAGRALSHFVARVVALRRDHPSLRAARFGDAAQEICPGVSAISWLDAHGGYIDQESWEDPQLRTLALRRAALREDGSADISLLLMNPSAEPATFTLPEPAQAWLRELDSATQVPAAPVSESEVTVEAHSLVLLTATCIPGSAS, encoded by the coding sequence ATGGACCCCACTCAGTTCACCCGCCTTACCACCGGCCGGCCGTATCCGCTTGGCGCCGTCAGCGACGGCCTGGGCGTGAATTTCGCTGTGTTCTCGGCCAACGCCACCCGCATCGAACTGTGCATTTTTGACGCGCGTGGCCGCAAGGAACTGCGCCGCTTCGATTTGCCCGAATGCACCGACGAGGTCTGGCACGGCTATCTGCCAGATGCGCAGCCGGGCTTGATCTACGGCTATCGCGCCCACGGTCCGTATGACCCGCGCAACGGCCACCGCTTCAATCCGCACAAGCTGCTGCTGGACCCCTACGCCCGCCAGATGACCGGGCCGGTCAGCTGGAGCGATGCGCTCTTTGGCTACCGCCTGAATCACGCGCGCGCCGACCTGTCGATGGACCGCCGCGACAGCGCGCCGGCCATGGCCAAGGCGGTGGTGACCGAAGACGTGCCGTTCAACTGGGGCAACAGCAAGGCCCCCGACACCCCGTGGACGGACACCACCCTCTACGAAGTGCATCTGCGCGGCGTCTCGATGCAGCGCGAGGACTTGCGCCCGCCACTGCGCGGCACCTGCGCCGCGCTGGCCGACCCGCGCTTTATCGAACACCTGCACCGGCTGGGCGTCACCGCCGTGGAACTGCTGCCCGTGCACGCCTTCCTGCAAGACCGCTTCCTGCTGGAACGGGGCTTGCGCAACTACTGGGGCTACAACACGCTGTCGTTCTTCTCGCCGGAACCGAGCTATCTGCAAAACGGCCCCAACGACCTGCGCCAGGCGGTGCGGCGCCTGCACGCGGCCGGCCTGGAAGTGATTCTGGACGTGGTCTACAACCACACCTGCGAAGGCAGCGAGCTGGGGCCGACACTGTCGTGGCGCGGGCTGGACAACGCCAGCTATTACCGGCTGATGCCGGGGGAAGAACGCTACTACATCAACGACACCGGCTGCGGCAACACCGTCAACGTGTCGCACCCCCGCGTCCTGCAAATGGTGATGGATTCCCTGCGCTACTGGACGCAGTCTTATGGCATTGACGGCTTCCGCTTCGACCTGGGCGTCACCCTCGGCCGCGAAGGCACGGGCTTTGACCCGGGCTCGGGCTTCTTCGACGCCTTGCTGCAAGACCCCGTGCTGGCCCGCGTGAAGCTGATTTCCGAACCCTGGGACATAGGCCCCGACGGCTATCAGCTAGGCAACCACCAGCCCGGTATGGCCGAATGGAATGACCGCTACCGCGACACCGTGCGCCGCTACTGGCGCGGCGACGAAGGCATGCGCGGCGACATGGCCGCGCGCCTGTGCGGCTCGCGCGACATCTTCGACCGCCGCCACCGCCGCCCCTGGGCCAGCATCAACTTCGTGTCCTCGCACGACGGCTTCACCATCCAGGACGTGGTCAGCTACGACGGCAGCCACAACGAGGCCAACGGCGAAAACGGCAACGACGGCCACTCGGAGAACTACAGCCACAACTGGGGCGAGGAAGGACCGACGGAAGACGCCACCATTCTGGAACGGCGCGGCCGCGTGCAGCGCGCCTTGCTGGCCACCTTGTTCCTGTCCGACGGCACGCCGATGATGCTGGCGGGCGACGAGTTCGGCAACAGCCAGGACGGCAACAACAACGCCTATTGCCAGGATGGCCCGCTGTCATGGCTGGACTGGGGGCAGGCGCAGAGCGACGCGGGCCGCGCGCTGAGCCACTTCGTGGCGCGGGTGGTGGCGCTGCGGCGCGATCACCCCAGCCTGCGGGCAGCACGTTTTGGGGATGCGGCGCAGGAGATCTGCCCGGGCGTCAGCGCCATCAGCTGGCTGGACGCGCATGGCGGCTACATCGACCAGGAATCCTGGGAGGACCCGCAATTGCGCACCCTGGCCTTGCGGCGCGCGGCGCTGCGCGAAGATGGCAGCGCCGATATTTCCTTGCTGCTGATGAACCCCAGCGCCGAGCCGGCCACCTTCACCCTGCCCGAACCCGCCCAAGCCTGGCTGCGTGAACTGGACTCGGCCACGCAAGTGCCCGCCGCCCCCGTTTCTGAATCCGAGGTCACGGTCGAGGCGCACAGCCTGGTCCTGCTGACCGCCACCTGCATCCCCGGAAGTGCCTCATGA
- the glgB gene encoding 1,4-alpha-glucan branching protein GlgB, with protein sequence MNRHDNGAVSPPSPPPSPPSSPDAGQLDAASLQALASGQHADPFSVLGPHEGVVRALVPGARAVVVVTADGTRLPLHEQAQGLYTGAVPDARPGDPGSYQLAIQWPDTEQLTPDPYAFGPVLSDAELAGLASGDWRAALSVLGARLDQMDGVPGLRCAVWAPNARRVAVVGDFNSWDGRRHPMRLRHAAGVWELFIPGVMAGDCYKFAITDNAGAIVFKADPMARRAQPSPATASVVDDPTPYSWTDDAWMRSRAERQARHAPISIYEVHAGSWLAPDAERCVWDQLADKLPAYVQAMGFSHVELMPIMEYPFGGSWGYQPLGMFAPSARFGPPAAFARFVDRCHAAGIGVILDWVPAHFPNDAHGLARFDGTPLYEYADPREGYHPDWNTLVYNLGRTEVKAFMIASAVHWLREFHIDGLRVDAVASMLYRDYSRQPGEWIPNVHGGRENLEAVAFLRELNSTVREQAPDAIVVAEESTAWPGVTAPVAEGGLGFHYKWNMGWMHDTLRYMHEDPVHRKYHHHDITFGMAYAYSERFILPLSHDEVVHGKGSLLNKMPGDTATKLANLRAYLGFMWAHPGKKLLFMGGELAQPAEWNHDASLNWSLLDDAGHKGVQRLVADLNRLYREAPALHEQDNEPDGFAWLVMDDADNSVAAFLRRGRSSLMVAVCNFTPVTRHGYRVGVPLGGRWVESLNTDAGWYGGSGQGNQGAAQSSDQAAHGHAQSLSLTLPPLATLFFTHQG encoded by the coding sequence ATGAATCGTCATGACAACGGCGCCGTATCGCCGCCTTCCCCGCCGCCTTCTCCGCCGTCTTCTCCAGACGCAGGCCAGCTTGATGCGGCCAGCTTGCAGGCCTTGGCCAGCGGGCAGCACGCGGACCCGTTTTCGGTCCTGGGGCCGCACGAGGGCGTGGTGCGCGCGCTGGTGCCCGGCGCCCGCGCGGTCGTGGTCGTAACCGCCGACGGCACCCGCCTGCCGCTGCACGAACAAGCCCAGGGCCTGTACACCGGGGCCGTCCCAGACGCCCGGCCCGGCGACCCGGGCTCGTACCAATTGGCCATCCAATGGCCCGACACCGAACAATTGACGCCCGACCCTTACGCATTCGGCCCGGTGCTGTCCGACGCCGAACTTGCTGGCCTGGCCAGCGGCGACTGGCGCGCCGCCTTGTCCGTGCTGGGCGCGCGGCTGGACCAGATGGACGGCGTGCCCGGCCTGCGCTGCGCGGTCTGGGCGCCAAATGCGCGCCGCGTTGCGGTGGTGGGCGACTTCAATAGTTGGGACGGGCGCCGCCACCCCATGCGTCTGCGCCACGCGGCCGGCGTGTGGGAACTGTTCATTCCCGGCGTCATGGCGGGCGATTGCTACAAGTTCGCCATTACCGACAACGCGGGCGCCATCGTATTCAAGGCCGACCCGATGGCGCGCCGCGCCCAGCCCTCGCCGGCCACCGCTTCGGTCGTTGACGACCCCACCCCCTATTCCTGGACGGACGACGCATGGATGCGTTCACGCGCAGAGCGCCAAGCGCGCCACGCTCCCATTTCCATCTACGAAGTACACGCCGGCTCATGGCTCGCGCCCGACGCCGAGCGCTGCGTTTGGGACCAGCTCGCCGACAAGCTGCCCGCCTACGTGCAAGCCATGGGGTTCTCGCATGTGGAGCTGATGCCGATCATGGAATACCCCTTCGGCGGCTCCTGGGGATACCAACCCCTGGGTATGTTCGCGCCGTCCGCGCGCTTTGGTCCGCCCGCCGCCTTCGCCCGCTTCGTCGACCGCTGCCACGCCGCCGGTATCGGCGTCATTCTGGACTGGGTGCCCGCCCACTTTCCGAATGATGCCCACGGGCTGGCGCGCTTTGACGGCACGCCGCTCTACGAATACGCCGACCCGCGCGAAGGCTATCACCCCGACTGGAACACGCTGGTCTACAACCTGGGCCGCACCGAAGTCAAAGCCTTCATGATCGCCAGCGCCGTGCACTGGTTGCGGGAATTCCACATCGACGGGCTGCGGGTGGACGCGGTGGCCTCCATGCTCTACCGCGACTACAGCCGCCAACCCGGCGAATGGATCCCCAACGTACACGGCGGCCGCGAAAACCTGGAAGCGGTGGCCTTCCTGCGCGAGCTGAACAGCACGGTGCGTGAACAGGCGCCGGACGCCATCGTGGTGGCCGAAGAGTCCACCGCCTGGCCGGGCGTGACGGCCCCGGTGGCCGAGGGCGGCCTGGGCTTTCACTACAAATGGAACATGGGCTGGATGCACGACACGCTGCGCTACATGCACGAAGACCCGGTCCATCGCAAATACCATCATCACGACATCACCTTCGGCATGGCCTACGCCTATTCCGAACGCTTCATCCTGCCGCTCTCGCATGACGAGGTGGTGCACGGCAAGGGCTCGCTGCTGAACAAGATGCCGGGCGACACCGCCACCAAGCTGGCCAACCTGCGCGCCTACCTGGGCTTCATGTGGGCGCACCCCGGCAAGAAGCTGCTGTTCATGGGTGGTGAACTGGCCCAACCCGCCGAATGGAATCACGACGCCTCGCTGAACTGGAGCCTGCTTGACGACGCCGGCCACAAGGGCGTGCAGCGCCTGGTGGCCGACTTGAACCGCTTGTATCGCGAGGCGCCCGCGCTGCACGAACAAGACAACGAACCCGACGGCTTTGCCTGGCTGGTCATGGACGACGCCGACAACAGCGTGGCCGCCTTCCTGCGCCGGGGCCGTTCGTCCTTGATGGTGGCCGTCTGCAACTTCACTCCCGTCACCCGCCACGGCTACCGCGTCGGCGTGCCGCTGGGGGGCCGTTGGGTGGAATCGCTGAACACCGACGCCGGCTGGTATGGCGGCTCGGGCCAAGGCAACCAGGGCGCCGCGCAGTCCTCGGACCAAGCCGCCCATGGCCACGCCCAGTCGCTGTCGCTGACCTTGCCGCCGCTTGCCACCCTGTTCTTCACGCACCAAGGCTGA
- the treS gene encoding maltose alpha-D-glucosyltransferase, with the protein MISETQPQKDDGLWYKDAVIYQLHVKSFFDSNDDGVGDVPGLIMKLDYIASLGVNTIWLLPFYPSPRRDDGYDIADYRGVHPDYGTVADVRKLIREAHARGLRVITELVVNHTSDQHRWFQRARTSRPGSAARNFYVWSDNDKAYAGTRIIFCDTEKSNWTWDPEANAYFWHRFYSHQPDLNYDNPQVLKEVLSVMRYWLDMGVDGLRLDAVPYLVEREGTNNENLPETHQVLKQIRAVIDQEYPNRLLLAEANQWPEDAQEYFGTGDECHMSFHFPLMPRMYMAIAQEDRFPITDIIRQTPDIPDTCQWAIFLRNHDELTLEMVTSRERDYLWSVYAADTRARINLGIRRRLAPLLERDRRRVELMNSLLLSMPGTPVLYYGDELGMGDNVHLGDRDGVRTPMQWSPDRNGGFSRADPERLPLPVLMGPLYGYEAVNVEAQQRDPHSLLNWTRRMLAQRRQTHAFGRGTLRFIQPGNRKILAYLRQWNDTIILCVANLSNAAQPVELPLQAFSGRVPVEMLGGTPFPAIGELPYLLTLPPYGFYWMDLSADAAPPGWHASAPEQMPELTTLVLKSRGGAALTDASRSTLEKEVLPEYLARQRWFPGSKAPSRARLAYATPFKANGGEYYWAEVEPEDGGSGQDADNANAAGHPLRVQAPFVLVWDETAQVQYPIARVRRGAEVGTLADAFLQPGFVLGVVDALRASQALDGRDGGKPGDKPGVIRCVPEPALADLDFGEEPALQWISAEQSNSSVIVGGQAILKLIRNVQPGISPEVEISRHLTRAGYANIPALLGEVLREDADGVPHTLAVLHAFVTNEGDAWTWTLDTLKRTLGAALLGGHSPEEFEASLEGYTFMATTIGRRLAELHNALAQDSDDPAFPVHTATTEDAQAHAARIIAQLDRAEQDLRATQDRLEPPSHACAQWLFEHHGRLAKHVDSMAQALTGAPLIRVHGDFHLGQVLVAQTDAYLIDFEGEPIQTLETRRTITTPYKDVAGMLRSFDYAAASVARSDPMGGAPTDANTGGGDSSAAPGVPQDLRDTLLARFGSRAAEAFLLGYQEAASTKIALPPAQENTLLKLAQLEKAAYEVSYEAAHRPDWISIPLCALTELARELLQDAAISAEEQSR; encoded by the coding sequence ATGATCAGTGAAACCCAGCCCCAGAAAGATGACGGTCTTTGGTACAAGGACGCCGTCATCTACCAGTTGCATGTGAAGTCGTTCTTCGACTCGAACGACGATGGGGTGGGCGACGTCCCCGGCCTGATCATGAAGCTGGACTACATCGCCAGCCTGGGCGTGAACACGATCTGGCTGCTGCCGTTCTACCCGTCGCCACGGCGCGACGACGGCTATGACATTGCCGACTACCGGGGCGTGCACCCCGACTACGGCACCGTGGCCGACGTGCGCAAGCTGATCCGCGAGGCACACGCGCGCGGCTTGCGCGTCATTACCGAACTGGTGGTCAACCATACGTCGGACCAGCACCGCTGGTTTCAGCGGGCGCGCACCTCGCGCCCCGGTTCGGCGGCGCGCAATTTCTACGTGTGGTCGGACAACGACAAGGCCTATGCCGGCACCCGCATCATTTTTTGCGACACGGAAAAGTCCAACTGGACCTGGGACCCTGAAGCCAACGCCTACTTCTGGCATCGCTTCTATTCGCATCAACCCGACCTGAACTACGACAACCCGCAGGTGCTGAAGGAAGTGCTGTCGGTAATGCGCTATTGGCTGGACATGGGCGTGGACGGGCTGCGCCTGGACGCCGTGCCGTATCTGGTGGAACGCGAAGGCACCAACAACGAGAACCTGCCCGAGACCCATCAGGTGCTGAAACAGATACGCGCGGTGATCGACCAGGAATATCCCAACCGCCTGCTGCTGGCCGAAGCCAACCAATGGCCCGAGGACGCGCAGGAATATTTCGGCACCGGCGACGAATGCCATATGTCGTTCCACTTTCCGCTGATGCCGCGCATGTACATGGCCATTGCGCAGGAAGACCGCTTTCCCATCACCGACATCATCCGGCAGACGCCGGACATACCCGACACCTGCCAATGGGCCATCTTCCTGCGCAACCATGACGAGCTGACGCTGGAAATGGTGACCAGCCGCGAACGCGACTATCTGTGGAGCGTCTACGCCGCCGACACGCGCGCCCGCATCAACCTGGGCATCCGCCGCCGCCTGGCCCCCTTGCTGGAACGCGACCGCCGCCGGGTTGAACTGATGAACAGCCTGCTCTTGTCGATGCCCGGCACGCCGGTGCTGTATTACGGCGACGAACTGGGCATGGGCGACAACGTGCACCTGGGCGACCGCGACGGCGTACGCACGCCCATGCAATGGTCGCCCGACCGCAACGGCGGTTTCTCGCGCGCCGACCCCGAGCGCCTGCCGCTGCCCGTGTTGATGGGGCCGCTGTACGGCTACGAGGCCGTCAACGTCGAGGCCCAGCAGCGCGACCCGCATTCCTTGCTGAACTGGACGCGTCGCATGCTGGCGCAGCGCCGCCAGACCCACGCTTTCGGCCGGGGCACGCTGCGCTTCATCCAGCCTGGCAACCGCAAGATTCTGGCCTACCTGCGCCAATGGAACGACACCATCATCCTGTGCGTGGCCAACCTGTCGAACGCGGCGCAGCCCGTGGAATTGCCGCTGCAAGCGTTCAGCGGCCGCGTGCCGGTGGAAATGCTGGGCGGCACCCCGTTCCCGGCCATCGGTGAACTGCCTTATCTGCTGACGCTGCCGCCGTATGGCTTTTACTGGATGGACCTGAGCGCCGACGCCGCCCCGCCGGGCTGGCACGCCAGCGCGCCCGAGCAGATGCCCGAGCTGACGACCCTGGTCTTGAAGTCACGCGGCGGCGCGGCGTTGACGGATGCCTCGCGCAGCACGCTGGAAAAGGAAGTGCTGCCCGAGTACCTGGCGCGCCAACGCTGGTTTCCGGGGTCGAAGGCGCCGTCGCGCGCCCGGCTGGCCTACGCCACGCCCTTCAAGGCCAATGGCGGCGAATACTACTGGGCCGAAGTGGAACCCGAGGATGGCGGCAGCGGCCAGGATGCCGACAACGCCAACGCGGCGGGCCATCCCCTGCGCGTCCAGGCTCCCTTCGTTCTGGTCTGGGATGAAACCGCGCAGGTGCAATACCCCATTGCACGCGTCCGCCGGGGCGCGGAAGTCGGCACGCTGGCAGACGCCTTCCTGCAACCCGGCTTCGTGCTGGGCGTGGTCGATGCCTTGCGCGCCAGCCAGGCCCTGGACGGACGCGACGGCGGCAAACCCGGCGACAAGCCCGGCGTCATCCGCTGCGTGCCTGAACCCGCCCTGGCCGACCTGGACTTCGGCGAGGAACCCGCGCTGCAATGGATCAGCGCGGAACAGTCCAATAGTTCCGTCATCGTTGGCGGGCAAGCCATCCTGAAACTGATCCGCAACGTCCAGCCCGGCATATCGCCCGAAGTGGAAATATCACGCCACCTGACGCGCGCGGGCTACGCCAACATTCCCGCCCTGCTGGGCGAGGTGCTGCGCGAAGACGCCGACGGCGTACCGCACACGCTGGCCGTGCTGCACGCCTTCGTCACCAATGAGGGCGACGCCTGGACCTGGACGCTGGACACCCTGAAACGCACGCTGGGCGCCGCGCTGCTGGGCGGCCACAGCCCCGAGGAATTCGAAGCCAGCCTGGAAGGCTATACCTTCATGGCCACCACGATTGGCCGCCGCCTGGCCGAGCTGCACAACGCGCTGGCCCAGGACTCGGACGACCCTGCCTTTCCCGTCCATACCGCCACAACGGAAGATGCGCAGGCACACGCCGCGCGCATCATCGCGCAACTGGATCGCGCCGAACAAGACCTGCGCGCCACGCAGGACCGACTGGAGCCGCCGTCCCACGCCTGCGCGCAATGGCTGTTTGAACATCATGGCCGCCTGGCCAAGCACGTGGACAGCATGGCGCAGGCGCTGACGGGCGCGCCGCTGATCCGGGTGCATGGCGACTTCCATCTGGGCCAGGTGCTGGTGGCGCAGACGGACGCTTACCTGATCGATTTTGAAGGCGAGCCCATTCAGACGCTGGAGACCCGCCGCACGATCACGACGCCTTACAAGGACGTGGCCGGCATGCTGCGTTCATTCGACTACGCCGCCGCGTCGGTGGCGCGCAGCGACCCGATGGGCGGCGCGCCCACGGACGCCAACACGGGCGGCGGCGATTCGTCGGCCGCCCCCGGCGTGCCGCAGGACCTGCGCGACACGCTGCTGGCGCGCTTTGGCTCGCGTGCCGCGGAAGCATTTTTGCTGGGCTACCAAGAGGCCGCCTCCACCAAGATTGCGCTGCCCCCCGCGCAAGAGAACACGCTGCTGAAGCTGGCGCAATTGGAAAAAGCCGCCTACGAAGTCAGCTACGAGGCCGCTCACCGCCCCGACTGGATCTCCATTCCGCTGTGCGCCCTGACCGAGTTGGCACGCGAACTCTTGCAAGATGCGGCGATCAGCGCCGAGGAACAATCACGATGA